The proteins below come from a single Tachypleus tridentatus isolate NWPU-2018 chromosome 13, ASM421037v1, whole genome shotgun sequence genomic window:
- the LOC143236133 gene encoding uncharacterized protein LOC143236133 translates to MVEQMDLDWSWWGKLEDMDKSGPDRDMTRRRQGGGEMETWRRSGQGGPGQGGGLGGGAGHGGGSGLGGGLGQGSELGGGLGQGGGLGGGAGHGGGSGLGGGLGQGSGLGGGVGHGGGSGLVGGFGQGGGLGGGSYSYGEGHSSHQFHTLPNCLYICSLKHCNPVKCHYRCVPKPTCLPSGGGGIWGRKGSGSTGNNELEITKPVSEKVESFEYKPES, encoded by the exons ATGGTGGAACAAATGGACCTGGACTGGTCATGGTGGGGAAAACTGGAGGACATGGACAAGAGTGGACCTGACAGAGACATGACAAGGAGGAGACAAGGAGGTGGGGAAATGGAAACTTGGAGGAGGTCTGGACAAGGAGGACCTGGACAAGGAGGTGGACTAGGAGGAGGGGCTGGTCATGGTGGGGGAAGTGGGCTTGGAGGAGGTCTTGGACAAGGAAGCGAACTTGGAGGAGGACTTGGACAAGGAGGTGGACTTGGAGGAGGGGCTGGTCATGGTGGGGGAAGTGGGCTTGGAGGAGGTCTTGGACAAGGAAGTGGACTTGGAGGAGGTGTTGGTCATGGTGGGGGAA GTGGACTTGTAGGAGGATTTGGACAAGGAGGTGGACTTGGAGGAGGGTCCTACAGCTATGGTGAAGGACATTCTTCTCATCAATTCCATACTCTCCCAAATTGTCTTTACATTTGCTCCTTGAAACACTGCAATCCTGTTAAATGTCATTACAGATGTGTACCTAAACCGACGTGCCTTCCTTCAGGAGGTGGAGGAATATGGGGACGTAAAGGGTCAGGATCTACGG gTAACAATGAACTGGAAATCACGAAGCCTGTTTCGGAAAAAGTAGAAAGTTTTGAATACAAACCAGAGTCCTAA
- the LOC143236130 gene encoding uncharacterized protein LOC143236130 — MIMKISLVLLLSTVIYNCIGSEIQGKHCPRCGSRNWGSGKPGGGGGGGGGGGGGGSGKGFGGGFGFGSGSGSGSGGGGGGGGGGGGGGWRMDKGWRKWRQTGGRKLVIVVKGDWKEETSHSGRNQT, encoded by the coding sequence atgattatgAAAATTTCTCTGGTGTTATTACTTTCAACTGTAATATATAACTGTATAGGAAGTGAAATTCAGGGCAAACATTGTCCGCGTTGTGGTTCAAGAAACTGGGGATCAGGTAAAccaggtggtggtggtggtggtggaggaGGAGGAGGAGGGGGAGGCTCTGGTAAAGGATTTGGAGGTGGATTTGGATTTGGTAGTGGTAGTGGTAGTGgaagtggtggtggtggtggtggtggtggtggtggtggaggtGGAGGATGGAGGATGGATAAAGGATGGAGGAAGTGGAGGCAGACTGgaggaaggaaactagtcatagTGGTGAAAGGAGACTGGAAGGAAGAAACTAGTCATAGTGGTAGAAATCAGACATAG
- the LOC143237615 gene encoding uncharacterized protein LOC143237615 gives MIMKISLVLVLSTVIYNCIGSEIQGKHCPRCGLGNWGSGKPGGGGGGGGGGGGGSGKGFGGGFGFGSGSGSGSGGGGGGGGGGGGFGGGSGGGYGSGSGSGHGGGLGHSGGK, from the coding sequence atgattaTGAAAATTTCTCTGGTGTTAGTACTTTCAACTGTAATATATAACTGTATAGGAAGTGAAATTCAGGGCAAACATTGTCCGCGTTGTGGTTTAGGAAACTGGGGATCAGGTAAACCAGgcggtggtggtggtggtggaggaGGAGGAGGGGGAGGTTCTGGTAAAGGATTTGGAGGTGGATTTGGATTTGGTAGTGGTAGTGGAAGTGGAAGTGGTGGTGGTGGAGGCGGTGGAGGTGGGGGTGGAGGATTTGGAGGTGGTAGCGGAGGGGGGTACGGCTCAGGAAGTGGGAGTGGACATGGAGGAGGATTAGGACATAGTGGTGGAAAGTGA
- the LOC143236131 gene encoding uncharacterized protein LOC143236131 encodes MEEDLDKEWTWKEKLIMVGKMTWRDLDKEVDLEEGLVMVGEADLEEDLDKEVDLEEGLVMVGEVDLEEDLVMVVEEDLGKVVDLEEDLDKVVDLDKVADLEEGPTAMVKDILLINSIHSQIVFTFAP; translated from the exons ATGGAGGAGGACCTGGACAAGGAGTGGACTTGGAAGGAAAAACTAATCATGGTGGGGAAAATGACCTGGAGGGACTTGGACAAGGAGGTGGACTTGGAGGAGGGGCTAGTCATGGTGGGGGAAGCGGACTTGGAGGAGGACTTGGACAAGGAGGTGGACTTGGAGGAGGGGCTGGTCATGGTGGGGG AAGTGGACTTGGAGGAGGACTTGGTCATGGTGGTGGAGGAGGATTTGGGCAAGGTGGTGGACTTGGAGGAGGACTTGGACAAGGTGGTGGACTTGGACAAGGTGGCGGACTTGGAGGAGGGTCCTACAGCTATGGTGAAGGACATTCTTCTTATCAATTCCATACACTCccaaattgtatttacatttgcTCCTTGA